AACGGAAAAGACATCGTAATAGATGCATCACAACTGGACTATATAGACTCAACAGGTTTAGGTGCATTTATAAGTGTATATAAAGCTTTAACAGAATCTTCTAAGACCATCAAATTGATTAATGTTAAACCAAATGTAAAGAAAATATTTGTAATAACTGAGCTCGACAAGTTATTTAAGATAGAGGAATAGTATGAATAGAGAAGAAATAACACTGACAATTCCCGGAAAACCAAAATATATTTCTACAGTTAGACTTACTACTTCATCTATTGCAAACAAAATCTGTTTAGACATAGACTGCATAGAAGATTTAAG
The sequence above is a segment of the Peptoniphilaceae bacterium AMB_02 genome. Coding sequences within it:
- a CDS encoding STAS domain-containing protein, with the protein product MSLNLNVTTKENESLISLSGDLDIYTSPEFSKGILNEFEKNGKDIVIDASQLDYIDSTGLGAFISVYKALTESSKTIKLINVKPNVKKIFVITELDKLFKIEE